The Streptomyces diastaticus subsp. diastaticus genome contains the following window.
CACACCCCGGCCCGGCGGGCGCTCGACGCCCGTCAGGGACGGGCCGTGCGGGGTGTCTCCGAAGTCCTGTGCGGTGCCCGCGGTGTCCGGTGCGTGCGCTCGGAACGCCGGGCGGAAGCTCTCGTACCGGGCGTACTCGGGCTGTCACCCGGTGGGGCGAGCGTGCGTGCCGGGCGCCCGTGGGCGCCGTGCGGGACTTCGCGGACGTCGCCTAGCCCTGGACGATGTCCGGCGCCCCCAGCCGGGCCGCGTCCGCCGTCAGGTCGTCCGGCTGGCGCTGGGACTCGCGTTCGGCCTCGACCCGCATCTCGTAGTGGGCGACCTCGTTGTCGATGCGCTCCTGGTCCCAGCCGAGGACCGGCGCGACCAGTTCAGCGCACTCGCGGGCGCTGCGCGTTCCCCGGTCGAAGGTCTCGATGGAGAGG
Protein-coding sequences here:
- a CDS encoding glycerol-3-phosphate dehydrogenase C-terminal domain-containing protein yields the protein EEVLRLIAEDPSLGEPLRYADDYLRAEIVYAATHESAHHLDDILTRRTRLSIETFDRGTRSARECAELVAPVLGWDQERIDNEVAHYEMRVEAERESQRQPDDLTADAARLGAPDIVQG